One Leptospira bouyouniensis DNA window includes the following coding sequences:
- a CDS encoding ATP-binding protein, with protein MIEPLILRALIPFLTFCLVGCFSNQNPIPPNVVSGVIDLRDWDFDKNGNVPLNGEWKIKWQQFEIKDTQSNTYTNIPGNWTNNFKSSYPNGYATLQIKILVNPKTKFLYLQNGVTRNAFKILIGDEVIYESGKIGTDTNSEIPNISIQTVSLPSILDGTIDINLQISCFHYHVCGVATPYLIGTHNGINKSFFEATSRDILVLASLGTLAFFHFVLFLFWRDEKTHLYFSFVCFLSSIRLISIGETRLIYNYLPMGLYELMVRINGITFTLLYLAFVRYVQEIHPEKKYKFIYRANYIAALILLFGMPFPTNIYSQIQSYHLILSLVGIFTLMIPIINGVLVSKPGAKFFLFSLISTMLLFSLDILTEFAKKGTAYLAQYGFLVFGLSQAFFIADRMIQNFKNKEKLRQEKERALAEVKFKTAFLSTMSHEIRTPLNGILGMTQMFGQTNLTEEQKEYLNLIQFSGENLLLLINDILDLTKLESGKFELRQEPIELNKFLSDIVQLFRTKIDTNHVKIELVTKQNIPTNIITDARRFTQILSNLLGNAVKFTEYGTISLIVAHEPIDTINSKLIIEVSDTGIGIPAENIKDLFQPFMQVHSHLSEKTNGTGLGLTITKKIVEEMSGTISVSSELGKGSVFIVEIPITKTINEIATNNEFPNQRILRSDEWEKNLAESFPTKILIADDDPINIKVSKMFLKKLGYPALIAENGNQTLKVVEKEEPNFILLDVQMPDIDGIQVTQRIRKNKNLIKQPIIIALTANVMEEDKEKCLKSGMDDFMTKPLLMQDLVYMIKKWSKEK; from the coding sequence GTGGGATGTTTTTCAAATCAAAATCCAATTCCTCCAAATGTAGTTTCTGGAGTCATTGATTTAAGAGATTGGGATTTTGATAAAAATGGAAATGTTCCATTGAATGGAGAGTGGAAAATTAAATGGCAACAATTCGAAATTAAAGATACTCAAAGTAACACTTATACAAACATTCCCGGAAATTGGACTAATAATTTTAAGTCTTCTTATCCTAATGGATATGCAACACTGCAAATCAAAATTTTGGTAAATCCGAAAACAAAGTTTTTATACCTTCAGAATGGTGTGACGAGAAATGCATTTAAAATTCTAATTGGGGATGAGGTAATTTATGAATCTGGAAAAATTGGGACAGATACAAACTCAGAAATTCCAAATATCAGTATCCAAACCGTTTCCCTTCCATCAATTTTAGATGGAACTATCGACATCAATTTGCAAATCTCATGTTTTCATTATCACGTGTGTGGGGTCGCTACGCCTTATTTAATAGGAACACATAATGGAATCAACAAGTCTTTTTTTGAGGCAACCAGTCGCGACATTTTAGTTTTAGCATCGCTTGGCACACTTGCCTTTTTTCATTTTGTTTTATTTCTTTTTTGGCGGGATGAAAAAACACATCTATATTTTTCTTTTGTATGTTTCCTTTCTTCCATTCGCCTAATTAGTATAGGTGAAACTCGTCTGATTTACAATTACCTACCCATGGGTTTATATGAATTAATGGTTCGGATCAATGGGATTACGTTTACATTATTATACCTCGCCTTTGTCAGGTATGTACAGGAGATACACCCTGAAAAAAAATACAAATTCATATATAGAGCCAATTACATAGCCGCATTAATTTTGTTATTCGGAATGCCATTTCCAACAAATATTTATTCTCAAATCCAATCATACCATTTAATACTTTCTTTAGTTGGGATTTTTACACTCATGATTCCAATCATAAATGGAGTATTGGTTTCTAAACCAGGGGCAAAATTCTTTCTATTTTCCCTTATTTCAACAATGTTACTTTTTTCACTCGATATCCTAACTGAATTTGCCAAAAAAGGAACGGCTTATTTAGCACAATATGGGTTCTTAGTTTTTGGATTGTCTCAGGCATTTTTCATTGCAGATCGTATGATTCAAAATTTCAAAAACAAAGAAAAACTTAGGCAAGAAAAGGAAAGAGCTCTCGCTGAGGTAAAATTTAAAACTGCATTTTTATCAACGATGAGTCATGAAATTCGAACACCTTTGAATGGAATTTTAGGTATGACCCAAATGTTTGGGCAAACAAATTTAACAGAAGAACAAAAAGAATATTTAAACTTAATCCAATTTAGTGGAGAAAATTTATTACTTCTAATCAATGATATATTAGATTTAACTAAACTCGAATCTGGGAAATTTGAATTAAGGCAAGAACCAATTGAATTAAATAAATTTTTAAGTGATATTGTTCAATTGTTCCGAACAAAAATTGATACGAATCATGTGAAAATAGAGTTAGTAACAAAACAGAATATACCAACCAATATCATCACTGATGCAAGAAGATTCACTCAGATACTTTCAAATCTTTTGGGGAATGCAGTCAAATTCACTGAATACGGAACTATCTCTCTGATTGTGGCACATGAACCTATTGATACGATAAATAGTAAACTCATCATTGAGGTAAGTGATACAGGTATAGGGATTCCTGCAGAAAATATAAAAGACCTTTTCCAGCCATTTATGCAAGTGCACTCTCATTTATCTGAAAAAACAAATGGGACTGGTCTTGGACTTACGATCACCAAAAAAATTGTAGAAGAAATGTCTGGCACCATTTCAGTTTCATCAGAACTTGGAAAAGGTTCTGTCTTTATCGTAGAAATTCCAATCACAAAAACAATCAACGAAATTGCAACTAACAATGAATTTCCGAACCAAAGGATATTAAGATCCGATGAGTGGGAAAAAAATTTGGCAGAATCATTTCCGACAAAAATATTGATAGCAGATGATGATCCAATCAACATAAAAGTTTCTAAAATGTTCCTTAAAAAATTAGGTTATCCTGCCCTAATCGCAGAAAATGGAAACCAAACTCTAAAGGTTGTAGAAAAAGAAGAGCCAAATTTTATTTTATTAGATGTGCAAATGCCCGACATCGACGGTATTCAAGTGACACAAAGAATCAGAAAAAATAAAAATCTGATAAAACAACCAATTATCATTGCGCTCACAGCAAATGTCATGGAAGAAGATAAAGAAAAATGCCTAAAATCTGGGATGGATGATTTTATGACAAAACCACTCCTAATGCAAGATTTGGTTTATATGATCAAAAAATGGTCGAAGGAAAAATAA